A genomic region of Candidatus Methylomirabilota bacterium contains the following coding sequences:
- a CDS encoding ABC transporter ATP-binding protein — MAAALLEVEGVVKRFGGFTALNGVSLSVKAGERFGLIGPNGSGKTTLINCVSGVLPVNGGSIRFDGQEITGMPPHQRSRLGIVRSFQIPKPFTSMTVRDNLGISLEYAGAARAGAPGSASAEDILRNIGLEAKTHLRPGGLTQIEMRKLELARAMAAHPKLLISDEAMAGLSSTEVDDILEILFRLNAQGITIIMIEHIMRAVMRFSERIVVLDAGERIAEGTPDEIVRHPAVERAYLGE; from the coding sequence GTGGCCGCCGCGCTGCTCGAGGTCGAGGGGGTCGTCAAGCGCTTCGGGGGCTTCACCGCGCTCAACGGCGTGAGCCTGTCCGTCAAGGCGGGCGAGCGCTTCGGCCTCATCGGGCCGAACGGCTCCGGGAAGACCACCCTCATCAACTGCGTGTCCGGCGTGCTGCCGGTGAACGGCGGGTCCATCCGCTTCGACGGGCAGGAGATCACCGGGATGCCGCCGCATCAGCGGAGCCGTCTGGGCATCGTGCGGAGCTTCCAGATCCCCAAGCCCTTCACGAGCATGACGGTGCGGGACAATCTCGGCATCTCGCTGGAGTACGCGGGGGCGGCCCGCGCGGGCGCGCCGGGGAGCGCGAGCGCGGAGGACATCCTGCGCAATATCGGCCTCGAGGCGAAGACCCACCTCCGGCCCGGCGGGCTCACCCAGATCGAGATGCGCAAGCTCGAGCTGGCGCGCGCGATGGCGGCGCACCCCAAGCTCCTCATCTCCGACGAGGCGATGGCGGGGCTGTCCAGCACCGAGGTGGACGACATCCTGGAGATCCTCTTCCGTCTCAACGCTCAGGGCATCACCATCATCATGATCGAGCACATCATGCGGGCGGTCATGCGCTTCTCGGAGCGCATCGTGGTGCTGGACGCCGGCGAGCGCATCGCCGAGGGCACCCCGGACGAGATCGTCCGCCACCCGGCGGTGGAGCGGGCCTACCTTGGGGAGTGA
- a CDS encoding ABC transporter ATP-binding protein, giving the protein MARSSIAIKNVHAGYGSVRVLHGVDVEVRDGETVALLGTNGNGKSTLIRCIMGMVRPEAGEITLELDGQRIDLTRRSTEEIVDLGIALVPEGRHLFPKLTVEENLLLGAYRRGSRADIGRNLAYCHEAFPVLAQRRRQLAGSMSGGEQQMLAVARALMSSPRILLVDEPSVGLAPILVSRVIAKIKELKEERQLTVLMAEQNFNQATKIADRGYIIVHGKIEFEGRSTQELRENELVKKYYLGV; this is encoded by the coding sequence GTGGCGCGTAGCTCGATCGCCATCAAGAACGTCCACGCCGGCTACGGGTCGGTGCGCGTGCTCCACGGCGTGGACGTGGAGGTGCGGGACGGGGAGACGGTGGCCCTCCTCGGCACCAACGGCAACGGCAAGAGCACCCTCATCCGCTGCATCATGGGCATGGTCCGCCCCGAGGCGGGCGAGATCACGCTCGAGCTGGACGGGCAGCGGATCGATCTCACGCGGCGGTCCACCGAGGAGATCGTGGACCTCGGCATCGCGCTGGTGCCCGAGGGCCGCCACCTCTTCCCCAAGCTCACGGTCGAGGAGAATCTCCTGCTCGGCGCCTACCGGCGGGGCTCGCGCGCGGACATCGGGCGCAACCTCGCCTACTGCCACGAGGCTTTCCCGGTGCTGGCCCAGCGCCGGCGCCAGCTCGCCGGCAGCATGAGCGGGGGCGAGCAGCAGATGCTGGCGGTCGCGCGCGCCCTCATGTCCTCGCCGCGCATCCTGCTCGTGGACGAGCCGTCGGTGGGGCTGGCCCCGATCCTCGTGAGCCGGGTCATCGCCAAGATCAAGGAGCTCAAGGAGGAGCGCCAGCTCACCGTGCTGATGGCTGAGCAGAACTTCAACCAGGCCACGAAGATCGCCGACCGGGGCTACATCATCGTGCACGGGAAGATCGAGTTCGAGGGGCGCAGCACGCAGGAGCTGCGCGAGAACGAGCTGGTGAAGAAGTACTACCTGGGGGTCTAG